The Apium graveolens cultivar Ventura unplaced genomic scaffold, ASM990537v1 ctg4280, whole genome shotgun sequence genomic interval aattatttctatggaaatcttatgacacaagcaaattctgatacttgagcttagtttagtttactttattcatcttattactaagtcccaaattagaataatgctactcatctgtttaagttctgattctagtaaaactgctgaatgtactaagtgctgataaacctcacttatcaaaagaagaagaaaaagaatcaaagaataatatcaggtactcctttgagatctagagtaaaaatgtgaatgggacgacccaagtgcatagctggtattaagtaaatatgcattagaaaagcaaaatattttcttggtgacttttcacactctatgattactggagaaatactctgataatagcataaattctgataagcagtcataactcacttacactgagaagccactgtaaaatagaatttaaaaagatgcataaaattagcacaaaaacagttgaggtggactcatacatgaactcatttatcagtaggtttcaggataatgacagctctttagcaaaattttaattatgacttatttctaagatgtactgaagtaaatcagactttactctttattagttatttagcttaatgcacacacaaatcactccatatgaatgatgaaatttttgtggtggtctatgttcttttagacaaacagtcactgtgtcaccttgcacaaattctgaggacacgttctagttatatgttctgatgattaagttctgaagactataactcagaacttgtatgaaaacttactaagatagatattccttgttcgagttaagacattatgttctgatgactgttaagttctggtataggtctaagttctgattttccagTCTAgccctttacttgacttatctgtgagtaaaatttggtaacagtctcagattaatttagaatatgttgaagtggaagattaatagtctatggttaggactaatggcactcgtccttgaacagttcactcttgttacatgtgcacattccttttcaaatgactgttattctttttcaagtctagggagacgaggtagacttaactctatctgtcagcattaaatatcttcgcgtctcctgacattctcttgcctatataaacagccacttcacattagcctttccatcaatttttctcacaatcttaacttcatattctttttcaaaaacatcatggtccgattcaacatgtttttgaattaccaaaattttcatatggagctaagctgcgccgactggcagcaggagtggcatgtaactgccattcctgaagagatatggggctctgtcccacaggcggtgctgaaccgacttctgttcttcgagatggactaccagcttcatcttgatcgattggaggaggaaaggcgggaagctatccgtcagcaagagcgaatcattcgactcgctatcttgtttgtcgaagataggaagaggaagatgacttaatctcgtcttcttcctgttcttcttcatcctcagctttgtcaggcttcttagctaggactaaggctgttgatgttagatttagaagcttaggacaagattgtaaaagttctgatgtaatttcaatttcatcaatgtattattttgatatattaatggaatttgtttttatcttatgatcttgtctctgagaaattttgatacgcattgataaatcctgataaatattctgatgatcgtataaattgtgtctgactttaagttctgataatgttttatcagtacttacttaactgattgattttactcattctcacacacagtttttttttcagaatattgatattgcagagtaaaatatttgaattagtgggaacagtttcaattttaaattaaaactgattcaccttgattaatggaatctaggtaagtggaatggtttttccttgaaaaactgcaagtgggtggtaattattccttatttaccgtgcccattactttttgccttctctatgtataacaggtgtcaaggtatttaccactacttttaaatgcatgtctgccatgtgtcctcaacggttattttttgtgtataagtaaaagagagcaaagattgttaaatcttttatttacctttatattttatctctctctttacttttcaactctctcatctactgacgattttcttttaagaggcattttctcaaacacattacaggttaccgatttctttccaaacataatggcacccaaggacattctctttgatggagcaaagtttgttcctaataacttctctgcgatactaaacactacagaggcaccctctgaacttcatttcattcaggactttctcactagttctgatattgggtttgctctaactgagcctacatccatttctggagttcaagtactggagttttggaggagtggagtatatgacaatggtggtgctcaagggtccccaagtataatattttcatcaggggaagatgagtatgttgtgactttgtctctcagaacatatctcaagtcatatgtgaagcctacatcttctaagccaaagagaacaaagactgtttctcaaacacctcagaagaagaggaggattactttgagagatgaatcagattctgaggaacagattctttcttcagaacctgtggtaactgcagctgagaaaaagatttctcagaaggattctgaacttggaggatctaagcttctcaagaggcttagaaaaatgacaattcctgaaacttccaaggactctaaattaccaaggaaatacaagaaacagagggcaaaaaggccagtttcagatgatgaggaggaagcagctaaggaaggggatcaggaatctctgatctcacaagaaaaagaatttgatccagttacttcttctccatccactccatctcaggaaactgtatctgacaaggctaatttcccatctgtgtctcttggtaatcaaggcacaagtgctgataatgctgatcaacacttcgttgtgcctggagtaattttcttagaaactCCAACAGCAATaaatcttttgccaacacctgttactgatgctattcaaactccggaattatctacgtcaccttctctgcatctagacactgatgatcagactttaggtgagcatcaggatatggctgttgatcagaacttagcatcagatcagcaattagaggatgctgacgcctccattgctactcacactgctattatatcagatgatactgattctataagttctgatgctgcacatgctggagatactggtgatgctgctccaactgcaaatactgatgcagcaggtccttcaggacacattcctctttctaagtctgaactagtaaagaagtttgttacagaggaaccaccagtgccttggagtgaaactcctgcaggacaggagtggactaaggaatggaactcagtctcatgtattccatctgcgttacatcttactgagcacttgactaaagctgatgaaatgttaaattctgatgatttcaaaactcagcttcgtgtcactgcattaagtactaaacatctacaaggtcttcattcaactactcatgcagacatacacaagattcaggagaactttatcaaacaagaacaagtttggaaacttgataagaaaaagttctttcaaccatctatggacaggattgattatattgagaagactcaagatcgtcaacaagcacagattgataaaattctgcaaaatcaagcttctcagcaatcacaactgactgaaatccaatcttcagtggaattgcttatctctcttctacttcctgctgatgccaaaaagggggagaaagtgattaagtccaaatgcaaggatgacaagacactgcaaggaaaggatgatgaaaaagatgaccaagtaaactctggaatgggtgaaggtcatagtcaaggtaaaagattctcatcaagaaatgctgaaattgcaagtcacaggataagttctgatactgggaagagaataagttctgatactggtaaaagaataaattctgatgaacttctagatcttgatgaagaaatgtcaagacagttatttcttcaagaaaatccaggaatggacttggaaagtttaaaggaagaagaagctagacttaaatcaaagaaagccacatctaaatctgaagcttctggtaaaaagtcacttccaaaactgaaatgtattgtgattaaagaaaaggcacaaactgaagcaacatttgctaaatcacaaccaaagatagatccaagatccaagggtaaagaaaaggttggtgaacctgttaaagtttatgtacctcctgaagatgaagaaattactgatgacaaagataatcttgctctgacttcaagaaaagttcttaaaacaacctctgacatggctcaagttgttcagagtcaagaaattgtaagttctgatattcaaaagaagcaagtaacctctgacacagctcaagttaacttgatatcagaaggaagatcataaacactcctaccaggattcactaaagcaaaacaaactcaacctttgaagactactgcaagtcgttttgaagctagagtagttactggaaaggaagcaagagataaaactgggttgggaagtgctgatgaaagaagagtacacaacactaccaatgatccaacttccttgagtgaaccaggaattggagcaactcctgaaagattgaatcaactggaatctgtacaaatggtttaccatacctacttgaaggaacacatcttgttgtatttcatgacagatggtagggtatatcatataagacaaaatgccattccattgaagtattttgaagaattggagcatgtattattcttacttcaagtggatgacagattgacagggactgctgcaaactatttgaaagaacagattcagagacagaaaagactttattctgttaagtctgacagcatatatgttccaaagtacagaaatcacaatggtgatattgttgatatgaagcctaatactgtacagatcagaacatatcttggtattaaggggcttgagtttaatctagagtctgacaaagcctatgtcataagactagatcaggagttgagaaaagcaaagattaatgatctcagagctgcaatatttcaaactggtgaagatactgcagagcttaaagatgtcaaacggagaatgattgatgaactcatatatgctgagaaatgtttgttgaagaattatctcagaacaactcctgacatcagagagatcagaaaatgatgaagccaagtcgaagatctacaactgcttaaattctgatgtgtatacagactaaagttgttatcagaagttgaattggtaaaagctttaaggattgtaagttgtagttatcttgtctaattctcatgcatttgtacttaatgtttttgacatcatcaaatatctgttaaacttgtatattttgctaatttacaagttgggggagattgttagatatatttgataatgtcatggctaatatgttttatgtttagatttcagatcttatttgaacaggataaatcagtacttaactgatcagtacttataccggacatcaggacttaagggatatcagtacttatgttatcaggagataagcatcaggagatagatatcagaacttaagtgctgaaggacgatcagataaggacagtagctgattaaagttaagaagatcaagataaacataagaagagatatgcatgaagaaggaattccataaagaatggaatacttggaagaaaagatatctgattgatatatattaggaagcagaattatattccatatcaattagcgattattttgtaactgtgtaatatataaacacagacatagggtttacactataagtgttatcattatcgagaatattatttactgtaaccctagcagctctcgtgatattttgttcatcactgagagataacagttccagattgtaacagagtttattgtttcaataaagtttgttttctgttacataagttcttgaagtttgatttgattgtaataaacactgtattcaccccctctacagtgaaagtgtgacctaacaatctcaaattgcgtttagtatttgattctttttattgtaaaaatagaaaaagttcatgtcgaattcattctagatttgtgataattaatttgagattaatcccttgtaatcgataccgttgttgtaacacctttcaagtttaataatatttttatttaacttaaattttgtttcaatttttattccgcactaaattcgattatacggtgtagtttgtattcaaccccccctcaGCTTTACGATCTCTCACTAGATCGTTAAGAACACAAACTGTACGGGCATTCCCAAGGCCCCTACAGTTCCAACTTAGGCAATTAATAATCCATGGCTAGCTTGCTGAGCAAGTTTAGCCAATAAAGAAGCAGAAGATTCAGTGCAATCAGCTTTAGAAAACCCAGAATCTGTTTTGTTTGTATCAATTTTATTATCCAAGTCCATTCTATCATTGAGCCCAACccgttttctttttctttcctccaCATCAAGCCCATCAAGTTCATGTAAGCTTGGCCCAACCTCTTCGTTTAAATTATTAATTCCCGCTTCAGTAGCTCCCATAAATATCTCTTGATTATCATATCCCCGATTTATAGTATTAATTGTAACAGCTTTCCATTTTTCACGCTGCTTACTTCCTGGATAATCTGCATTCAAATTTTGAGCACCCTGATTTTTCTCTCCTCCAAAATTTCCTCCCCATTCCTCTACCCCCTCATCCATCAACCACTTACTCCGCCCTTGCGCCGCCCCCTTCGCGAAGGAGCTCTTAGCCAGTTTCCCCAACCACGAACAAGGCCGTCTATCTCTCCATCGAACTTTTTCTTACAGAACCGCTCTGTATGGGTCAACATTCCACATAAGAAGCAAAAATCAGCCAGATTCTCATACTTACAACTAACAATGCATTCCTTTCTGTACTTACTGCAtattttctttcttctttttaatGGCATTCTTACATCCACCTTAATCTTAATTCTCATATACTCCCTCCAAATGCTGGTGTTATTGTTTTGATCATACATAACAAAAGAACCAAATAAATTGCCTAATTGTTTTCCAATGGATTCTGAAATAAACTCACTCGGTAAATCAAAAATTTGAATCCATAACTCCACTTCATTAAGATGAACCTTAGTAGGATCAACCCCCGCCGGAATAGTATTAGTAACCAGAATTGCATTATCGAAGGACCACGGATCATTGTTCATCATCCATTGCATATCATCCTTgtagtaaaactgaaataagaACAGTCCCATTATCAGCATCTTGATGTTACCTCCCCTAGCTGGACGCCAAAGATCTACCATTTCAGACTTCATCGCTCTCACATTAAGGTTCTTCTCTGTGAGAAATTTTCCCACCAGACAAAGTTCAAATTTATTGTTAACCTCATCAATCTCATCGTCAAAAACTAACTCCTCATCCTTATCATTGGAAATGTCTAAATCTCCCATTAACTCCTCCAGATTATCCTTTTTATCCATTGCAGAAATGCCTCCCACATGTCTAATAATAGAAAAGGAGAGAAAAACTCAGAACCTCTCACAGATACCTGGAGGTGAAGGACAAATTTATTctatttttacacaaaattgacaaaaataaccaatttttgaaaagttggccaactttggccgatgggatacccaactgtcagtggagtatccactttatataagatacccaactgacagtggagtatcccatatatgaaatacccaactaccagtggagtatcttatacaaattgggatacccaactgacagtggagtattcaatcggccaaaattgaccacttttttcagaatgactatttttgttaaattttttcaaaaatcggctatttttgttattttttcgATACCTGGAGAGAAAAACCCTAGCTTTTGTTTTAAAACTAAAGTTATGTGTGTTAAGtcttttaaatattttacattGTAGTATTCTTTTTTCCATCTAATAATTATGTGTTCTATATTTTTTTATGTtctttaattattatttttgtatGATTTATGTTATGTATTGTGTAGGTGCTGTGTATTTTTAACTAATGCTACGTGGTTTTTGTATGTTCTGTTTTTTGATTGATGTTATATAATATGTAATTGTTATGTTAAATATTTTGTAATTTTTATTGGACAAGTCAGCGAAAATACATGTTCTCTAATTGTTTTGTGTACTGGATATTTTTCATTAGGGTTCTGTATTTTTTAACATTGTTATGTTCTATAGTAATTGTTTGTTCTTTAAAAATCTATTTGATTGTTTTATGTGCCGTATATTTCTATATATTTTTTGTTCTTTAAATTTTGATATGTTATCTAATTTTTTCAGTCCCTATTTTTATTTTATGTGTTCCCAGTATTTTCATGTTCTATAAATTTTCTTGTACACTTTGTGTGTTCCTTAATTTTGAAATACCTTTtatttttatattcttttatttatACTTTATGTATTCTGTAAATTTTAATGTTTTGTTATATATTTTgtgtttatttaatttttatgtgttttgtaattttttatgttcattaattttaatttatgtgttcattaattttatatttcataatataaatatctatttataacttataatttatattttatgttcactAATTTAAATACTTATATAACACATAAACATTACAGAACACATAAAAATTTTACACAACACAtaaaatttttatgttttatttatatttataaatactttatgttttatattatataatttatattttaagtgCTTTGTAAATTTATATTTGTGTGTTCTGTATTTTTTATGTCCtctaatttatattttatgtgtTCTCTAATTTTTGCATTTTTTCAATTATGTCCTCTAATTTATATTTGTGTACTTTTATATGTATTATACTTTTTTATGTATGTAAGTTTAAAAATTATGttaattatgtttttataaataaaattatgaaaatttgatttttaatttgTAAATGTAAACAATACATAACATATAAATTTTTTACATAACACCTAAAATTTTTATGTTTTCTTTATATTTGTAAGTactttatattttatattatataatttatacTTTAAGTGCTTTGTAAATTTATATTTGTGTGTTCTGTATTTTTTTTATTCtctaatttatattttatgtgtTCTCTAATTTTTTGCATATTTTTCAATTATGTCCTCTAATTTATATTTGTGTACTTTTTTATGTATTATACTTTTTTTATGCATGTAAGTTAAAAAATTATGttaattatgtttttataataatttatatttttagtGCTTTGTAAATTTATATTTGTGTGTTCTGTATTTTTTATGTCCtctaatttatattttatgtgttctctattttttttacatatttttcAATTATGTCCTCTAATTTAAATTGGTGTACTTTTTTATGTATTATATTTTTTATGTATGGAAGTTAAAAAAATATGttaattatgtttttataaaaaaaattatgcaaatttaatttttaatttgtaaatgTAAAGTAAATGGAcaatgaaaaaataaataaaaagaaagaaaaaacaatgtacaaaggaaagaaaaaaaagtaACATTTTGTGGATAAAAACCGTAAACAGACGTTAAGTGAGACGTGAGACAAGTTATAAGTTTTGTGACACATGTCAATACTACACTTAAGTTACTCAGTTACCCAGTATAGGAGTTATCATTTGATCCCAAGCCGTTAATAATTCATGTAtcttaattaattttgtaaattcatgaattatttaaatttcacataaatttggatgttgatttttttaattttatgcAGATCTTGATGGATTTTGATGAATTGGGTGGATTGAATAAAATTTTGTAGattttattgaattattttagtatttttttatttaataatctaaTATATCAACTAATAAGAATATTGTAGTTCAAATTAATTAACAAGAATCAAATAACAAGTCCAACTCATCAATTAGTAAAAAAGGGTATAATCATCACTTAAAATTCGTTATGTTCCCTTCTCTCATCATATTGGTATTCACCGTCTTCCTTATTTATCGCATTACGAGGCCTATCTTTCCACGTAGAATTAGCGATGTTAACTGTTCAAGTATTTATACTAATCATTTCTTTATGTTGATTTAACATATTTGATTCAAGATTATCATCTTTCTCCGTGACAGAAGATTGATCATCTAATATACTTCAACAAGAAATTCATCAGAGCGACATTCTTTTTGAAGAAAATTGTGTAAGCCATCACAAGCTAATACCAACTCTGTGTGTACTTGAAATGGAAATTGAGGTGCAAATTTTAACATCGTAAATCGAGATTTGAAGATACCAAAAATTATTTCTTTCACATTTCTCAACTAGGAATGACGGAGATCAAATAGCTGATTTGCATTTTTTGGTTGACGACTTTCGTCACCAAACTCTTTTAGATGATATGttactttactttattataaCTCTTTTATAAtacaaatatattattttaagtTTTCTTATTAgataaatttttattatatttgtatgtagatattatttttttaataaataaatcgCACAAACCGCACCAGACCGCACTGCACTTCATGGTGTGGTTTATGCGATTTTTGAGTTTACGTGTATGGGTGTGATTTGAAAATTTGATCAAATTTCATGTGCAGTTTGACGAAAAACCGCACCGCCCACACCACAATCACTAGGGCTGaacattcggtcggttcggtccagTGAATTATCATTATTTCTTGGATCGAACTGGACCAAAATTGTATTAAGGACCATActgaaataattcggttcggtccggttttggaccaaACAGGcggatttttttttataaaaaaaatgtattaaaatttcaaatcaaaaaattaaaattttaaaatataattaaagtaaggtGATATGTAGAGTTTTAATACTGtgtaaatataattacaaattaaaaattatgattataatttttaagatatatgcaaaatatatataatttaaaattataatatttataatttagttTATCCGGTCTATTCAGTCCGaaccaaaatatttttaaaaaaaatcgaatcGAATCAAATATATATTCGATCTGGACAGAATAGACCAtatttgttaggtcccaatatgtttgtagaaggggggttgaatacaaactttaccgtttaattgaatttaatacggaataaaaaagtgaaacaaaattcaacttaaataaaactattattaaacttgaaaggtgttacaacaacggtatcgtttacaagggattaatctcaaataacttatcacaaatctagaataaattcgacatgaactttttctatttttgcaataaaaagatcaaatacTCGAAACAAtatgagattaagttctagggattttgatccgctagatagttacacaagaacaagagaatgatttctagtagtttagatttaactttattTGCAAGAAATTAATGATCTTGAATTTACAGTTGAGAGATGAAATGCTGAGTAAAAGCTTATGTGGCTGCTGTGTTTCTTTTTGTTCTTAAGTAGTTGTGTTGTATTCAATGTGTGTTGAATGATCTGCTGCTCCTTGTCTTTTATAATTTAATCAACAGAACTGAATTGAACTGACAAGACAATCTGAAAATTGGCATGACTTTCAGtgagacaatctgattgaactagcaagacaatcggtgagacaatcacttgaactagcaagacaatcggtgagacaatcacttgaactagcaagacaatcggtgagacaatcacctgaactagcaagacaatcggtatgacaatctgattgtcatattagttcaattgattgtcatgctgaattaatattgaatataaatttaaaatcaattctgaaaattcataatattaactcagaattaattaatcaattaattcaattaataaattaattaatctttgcatataaaatttattttcttaattaaattatatgacttaattaattaatagagaattaatactagtcttgaacaaccattcttctgaaaatcttctgaaaattatgaatcaattccaccacttcaatgttgacactcgatgtactgtctagttcatgagtgactaacttccgtgacgtttcttcatgtcttgactttgataacttgattttcttcagattaaatccctatAATTATTTGATACCatgacaagatctctgtcacttgattaaatccacaatcttgatttatatcactgaggcttgatcaatttcttgaacttcttccagtgaagtaattcatcaagtctgtagatgaacattatttttgaatcctttgacagatgttactttgtgagatctctttgatgatagttccactatttacttgttacatttttatttgagatgagttaaatcctcgaataaacaaatagactatgacatatgcctttcaatgtccccctatttgtttgttacacaataacaacaaatacctagtggataactcaactaacaaataagaaaaagatgtaaacagaa includes:
- the LOC141701667 gene encoding uncharacterized protein At4g02000-like; the encoded protein is MDKKDNLEELMGDLDISNDKDEELVFDDEIDEVNNKFELCLVGKFLTEKNLNVRAMKSEMVDLWRPARGGNIKMLIMGLFLFQFYYKDDMQWMMNNDPWSFDNAILVTNTIPAGVDPTKVHLNEVELWIQIFDLPSEFISESIGKQLGNLFGSFVMYDQNNNTSIWREYMRIKIKVDVRMPLKRRKKICSKYRKECIVSCKYENLADFCFLCGMLTHTERFCKKKFDGEIDGLVRGWGNWLRAPSRRGRRKGGVSG